AAGGAGAAAGTTTACTTGTGGGATTGTATGATAAAGACTTTCTGCTGATTAAGCCTGATAGATGAATATCGAAAAGCCCGGACTTTCACAAGCCCGGGCTCTTTGTATTCTTAAAACATCTCCTTATCTATAGGGAAAAAGGGACTAGCAAATTGCTTCTAGCGTAATAAGTGAGATGCCTTAAGAGCTATAAAGGGATGTCCGTGGGAAATAAGGGAGGCATCCCTTCCAAGGAACAGTGATTTGAATGGTACACTTTCACAAGCATCTCCATTCAGCTGTTTCCTTTTATAGTATTTCATTCTGTAATACAAATACTTACACGATTTTCTTTCGGAGTAGAATAAGGTTGTACTGTATCTCCTTTGAAGTCAACTTTTATTCTGTCTGCCGCAATGCCTTTAGATTTCAATGCTTCAGCAACATTCTTGGCACGAGCCTCGGACAACTTAAAGTTTATTGTTGCATTACCTGTATTTACATCTGCATAACCTGTTATGCAAATCTTTGCCGCAGGATTTTTCTCCAGATACTCAACCAAAGAGCTAATTTTTTGCTGTTGCTCATCCTGAATACGAGCAGAGTTCAAAGCGAAGAAAATATTCTGCTTCATAGGTTCTACAACTATTTTGTCTTCCTTCGGCTTCGATTGCTCCACTACCGGAATCGGTTCAGGACGCTGCTCCACTGTCGTAACAGAAACAGGTTGTTCGGGTTCATAAGAAACAGGAGCCACCTTCCTGGAGCTTTTTCCTAATGTGAAAGAGAGCCCAACCAATCCATTGAATTGCCAATCAGCATTCACACCTTTCTTAGAGTTAAACTTGTCAGACAACATATTTGTATTCAACTCAAAGTTGATAGCCACATGATCATTCAGACGAAGATTTGTCCCCAGCCCGATACGTCCTGAAGCATACAGTTTCTTACCTGTCCACAAACGTTGCAAATTGTACCCGCTTGCGTTCAAAGCTACAGCCTCATCATTGTCAAAAGCGCCATTCAAGCCTATACCCAGAAAAAGATATGCATTGAATATACGTTTTGAATGGAAACCATAACACAAGTTACTTAGATCAAACATAGCATCTAGGCCACCCTGCAAATATTTATATTTATAAGTAATTGCCGGATTTACCCAACCTCCTTTAGCCTGCCAGCCACTTGCTTCTGCCCGAACTGCAAACAACGGAGTAAACTTATATCCCAAAGCTACCGCTACGGACGGAGATACCAAATCTCCGAAAATCGCTTCACCTAAAGTATAGGCACCTCCTCCTTGCAGAGACAGAAACCAATGTGGATTGAACTCAGTTTTTCCTTCCTCTTTTCCGGAAAACTGTTCTTTTGTGTAACCAGACTGCCAAGCAAAGGCAACATTAACGTACGTCAGGAATAGAACCAACAGAATGTGATATTTAATCTTCATATTTATTATATAATTCAACTCAAAACAGAGGACGCCCCGTTTGTTTACTGGAACGTCCTCCGTAATTTATCTACAAATCAAGTTTCTTTATAAGAGAATCATGACTTTGTTATTTAATTGCTTTTTCTGTCAATGTTACAGGAATCTCACATTTTACAACTGACAAATCTTTGAATGTCACAGTTGCAATTACCGTAAGGTTGTAATCTCTAGTCAAAGTAGAACCTTCGTTTTTCCAAGTAACTACACCTGTAGTAGCATTAACCTTTAACTCTGAATTTGCAGACATATTCTTGTCAAGTATAGCCCAATCACCTTCTTCAACGAAAGCATATTCAACACTTACCATGTCAGCATTCAGTTTATAAGTATTTGTAGCTTTATCACTCAACACTAATACAGTAGCAGTAGAGCTATAAGAGTAAATAGCGCTTCCTTCGTTATCCTTCACAAGAACTTCAGGCATAGTGGCTCCGGTGTTTACACCAATTCCATTACCAAAGATCTTTATGCCGGTAGCTTTTGTAGCAACAAACGGATTAATGAATACGATGTTATATGCAAAATCACATGTTTCACCATTTTCCAAAGTTACCTGATAAGTCATGTTCTTAACATCATCACGTTCGGTCATCGGCTCAGTCAACTTAACTGTCTGATCTGTTGAGAATGAAGCCAGAGGAGACGGAGATACACCTGTTACACCAGAAGCCCATTGGAACTGAAGTGCTTTTACATTATTAACTTTATTATAGTATGTGAAGATATTCTCACCTGCTTCATTATTTTCAAAATGCTCGCTCACTACAGAAGACATTTCCCAACCGGAGTTTTCCTGTCCTTTGACTACAATACAATCCTTATAAGTCTTTCCATCAGCAAGAGACTTATATGTCTCGTTATAATACAAAGGATTATAAGTATAAGCAACACATTCTTCCTTCACATAGAATACTTGTTGAAGTACAATATCACCATGAGATGTATCATTAGAAGGAATAATAATCTTAACTGAGTATTTAGCACCCTTACCGTCTACGTCTTTGTAAGTATTCTGAGTCTTGATCAGATTATTGATACCCACTTTGATAGCAGAGGTCTTGGTTGCATCATCGTTCAATTTAATATTCAGAAGAAGACCTGATTCATCATTTATCACTACATCTGTACTCTGTTCTGCCTCTTGATCAATAATAGTCAGTTCCTGACCATTTTTGTCAGTTACAGTAACCAATACATTATATTTATGATCATCACCACCATAATAATTCCAGAATGTAGTAGAAGTCAATTTTGCAGTACCGTAAATCTTATTGTTGATAGCCTGATAGTCCATGCTGACATTATCAAGATTATAGTCATTAGTGAATGCTTTTTCATCACCTTCTAACTTATGATAATCAGCTGCTTTATCAGCAGACATATCAATAATTCCATAATCAGGTTTTTCGTCCGGAGCCTGAGATGTTTCTGTAATCTCCAATTTGATATAAGATGAAGCTACGAGTTTCTTTTCACCTGCATTGCTAGTTAAGAAAGCGTCTACTCTAACAACAGGAGTACGTCCGATAGCCGGAGTTCCGTTTTTCACTTCAGGATTAACTTTAATAACACCGTTACCGGCAATGTTTTCTCCTTCTTTTACGATAAACCATTGTTGATTTGTCTTTTCGTCATCTTCAGCCAAATAGTTCTCAGGTATTGAGAATTCATAACTCATGCCTTTGAATCCCAATGCTGCCAACCAATTATCTTTATCATTAGAATACAATCCTACATAATCTTTCAAATTAATAGTAGCATCATATTTAAATGTAGCGTTTGCAGCAGCGTCCAATGCAACAAACTGTTTGATGAAATCATCTGATTCACCATCTTTATTGATAGATTTTGTACGCTCATAGAAAGTAATAGCAGCATCGTCACCTTCCTTAGTTTTTACGCTATCAGCAAGTACCAAGTCAATCTCGCTAGATGTAGCATATACATAATCAGATGTCATTGGTTTTTGACCATACCATGCCTGTAAAGCAGCAATATTATATTCAGCATTTTGAGCCAATGCATTCGGATTAATTGTTGTTCCGATAGTTACAACACCATCCGCCACCTTCGTCTCGTCAACATTCAGCAACACTTTCTTGTCACCAACTGCACGGGTTTTCACTTTACGATCGATAAAGCCGAATACAGTTTTTCCGTCAACATTTGCATCTTCCGGATTCAAGCGATAATTCAATGCCACAACATTTGATTTACCCCAATCTTTCTGTGCAATGAATTCGCCACTAGTAGTATTAAACTTAGCTTCATTTAAATAACTCTCGATATGATAGAAAGGCTTACTAGTAGTTGCATAAGGAACATCTGTACTTACTACATCAGGAATGAATGCGATAGAAGATAAAGCAATGCCTGAAGTGATGTCTATTGCTATACCATCCGGTGCTCCTTCAACTCCTTGAAGTGTCAATACATTACCATTAAGAACAGCAGTAACTCCACCTTCAGATGCTGCGGTTTTCCAACTAATATCTGTTGCTTCTACCAATTTACCATCCTGATAAATATCAAAACAGCCAGTTTCTTTGTTAGGTACATAGTACTTACCGTTTTCACCGGGTGTACCTTCTCCACCAGCCGGTCCGGCAGCACCGGGTGCTCCATCTACTCCGACAGCTTTATATTCGGTTTTCACACCATTTTTGTACCAATAGCCATCTTTCTCACCAATCGTCCAAACATCAGCATCCGCACCATTTTTACCATTAGTCAGTTCATAGCTTTTGCCGTCACTAAGCGTCACAGTAATTCCGTTCTCTCCTTTCACAACATTTGTTATAACGGAACCGCTGTTAACCTTTGTCTGCAACTCCTCGAGTGACACCTTTACAGCGTCAATCTGTGTTTGCAGATTGTCGATGTCATCATCGTAGTCCTTACAACCTACATAGGTGACAGTAGAAAGTGCCAGCGCCCCGAAGAACATCACTTTTACAAATTTTCTTTTCATAACTACTTAAAAATTACATTAATAATATATTATTAAACACTAAGTTTCAATAATAGACAGCCCGTTACTTCATAGGTAACAGGGAAACCTTTGTTCCTGCTCTTTTAGAGTAGTCAATACTGAAAAATGATACGATAGATTATGAAAGTTCTTTACCCCTGCTTCTGATAAGCGGCAGAGGGGAGGGAAATCTTGTGCAATATTTAGAAGTTAACAAAGCCCTAATACAAAGAATCCACGTGTTTTATCTGTTTTAGTTCCGCTTTTGAGTAGTTTATTAAAAAAATGTGTGATTTCGTTTGGTTGTTTTAAGAAATATGCTCATATTTGCACCGATATTTATTCCCGTTACCTATGAAGTAACAGGCTATTTATCAAGACATTAATCCACCGGCAGATCGTCGGACAAAGTCAACAACCTGTCTATTAGCTTCATCAATTTTCTTACTCCTGAAAGGTTTCAAATAAGTCTCGGTTACAGTGATAGACGAATGTCCCATAGCTTCGGAGATAATACCCGGATGAATTTCGCAATAATAAGCCGTCGTAGCCCAAGTGTGACGGGCGGTGTACGAGCTTAATTTATCGCCTAGTCCTAATAACTCTCCCAGCAACATTAGTTGTTGATTAAAGCTGCGTAACGCCAACTGATATTCCCGATACGCCTCTTTCGTTCCTTCACGGCTTTCCAAAAAAGGAAAGAGATAAGGAGAAGAAGAATCACGGTTCATGTATTTCTTTACCAGAATCATTGCTTCCGGAGTTAACGTCACCGACAGGGGACGGCCTGTTTTACGCCGACGATACGTGATCACATTATCACGTAAATCACTCTTACGTAGATAAGCAAGATCAACAAACGGTATACCACGAAGAAGAAACATTAAAATAAAAAACTCCTGCGCCCGTCGTAATCTTAAAGACACTCCGGACGAACGGGACAAGTCCGCAAAAACTTTCTTCATATCTTCGTCACTTAATGCCCGCTTATGGTCGGCACGAGTACCCGTATACACCGAACGGAACAGATGCGGAACGTATGGTGCCCGATGAAGATCGACGGCACGATTGTAAACGGCACGAAAGGTACGAAGATAGGTAGAAACCGTATTCCAGCTACACCCACGACTACGAAGATAAACTTCGAACCCTTTTAACCACTCTGAAGTTACCTCATTGAAGGCAAAATCATCTTTCCCACGATAAGCAATAATGGCATTGAGACTGCTGCGATAGACATGAGCAGTTCCAAAGTTTCCCTCCACTTGTAACCCACGGGCCACTTGCTTCATAAATCCTAATACTTTTGACATCTCACGATTGTTTTGATTAATTTGATAATAAAGATACAAGTATTCTCATAAAAAGAATACCTCATACAAACAAAACGAGATATAAAGATGTTTTGGAATGCACCATAACGATGAAAAGCCCGAACTTTCACAAGCTCGAGCCTTTTGTATACTTAAAACATCTCCTTATCTATAGGAAATAAGGGACTAGCAAATTGCTTCTAGCGTAATAAGTAAGATGTCTTAAGAGAGAGATAAAAAGGGATGTCCGTGGGAAATAAGGGAGGCATCCCTTCTAGAGATAAACATTTGAGAATATACTTTCACAAGCATAATTTTCAGTCTATCCCTGAATATATTTCTTCTCAAAAGATTTGATTATATATTATAGAAGGCATCTTTAATCTTAAAAGGATTAAGATGCCCTCAATTACAGATCTTTTAAATCCGGTTTACTTCAACACTTTAACATAAACAGTTTCAGTAGTCTGTCTGCCCCATTTATCAGTAATGATAACGTTTACTTCACATACC
The nucleotide sequence above comes from Bacteroides caccae. Encoded proteins:
- a CDS encoding OmpA family protein, which translates into the protein MKIKYHILLVLFLTYVNVAFAWQSGYTKEQFSGKEEGKTEFNPHWFLSLQGGGAYTLGEAIFGDLVSPSVAVALGYKFTPLFAVRAEASGWQAKGGWVNPAITYKYKYLQGGLDAMFDLSNLCYGFHSKRIFNAYLFLGIGLNGAFDNDEAVALNASGYNLQRLWTGKKLYASGRIGLGTNLRLNDHVAINFELNTNMLSDKFNSKKGVNADWQFNGLVGLSFTLGKSSRKVAPVSYEPEQPVSVTTVEQRPEPIPVVEQSKPKEDKIVVEPMKQNIFFALNSARIQDEQQQKISSLVEYLEKNPAAKICITGYADVNTGNATINFKLSEARAKNVAEALKSKGIAADRIKVDFKGDTVQPYSTPKENRVSICITE
- a CDS encoding PL29 family lyase N-terminal domain-containing protein, yielding MKRKFVKVMFFGALALSTVTYVGCKDYDDDIDNLQTQIDAVKVSLEELQTKVNSGSVITNVVKGENGITVTLSDGKSYELTNGKNGADADVWTIGEKDGYWYKNGVKTEYKAVGVDGAPGAAGPAGGEGTPGENGKYYVPNKETGCFDIYQDGKLVEATDISWKTAASEGGVTAVLNGNVLTLQGVEGAPDGIAIDITSGIALSSIAFIPDVVSTDVPYATTSKPFYHIESYLNEAKFNTTSGEFIAQKDWGKSNVVALNYRLNPEDANVDGKTVFGFIDRKVKTRAVGDKKVLLNVDETKVADGVVTIGTTINPNALAQNAEYNIAALQAWYGQKPMTSDYVYATSSEIDLVLADSVKTKEGDDAAITFYERTKSINKDGESDDFIKQFVALDAAANATFKYDATINLKDYVGLYSNDKDNWLAALGFKGMSYEFSIPENYLAEDDEKTNQQWFIVKEGENIAGNGVIKVNPEVKNGTPAIGRTPVVRVDAFLTSNAGEKKLVASSYIKLEITETSQAPDEKPDYGIIDMSADKAADYHKLEGDEKAFTNDYNLDNVSMDYQAINNKIYGTAKLTSTTFWNYYGGDDHKYNVLVTVTDKNGQELTIIDQEAEQSTDVVINDESGLLLNIKLNDDATKTSAIKVGINNLIKTQNTYKDVDGKGAKYSVKIIIPSNDTSHGDIVLQQVFYVKEECVAYTYNPLYYNETYKSLADGKTYKDCIVVKGQENSGWEMSSVVSEHFENNEAGENIFTYYNKVNNVKALQFQWASGVTGVSPSPLASFSTDQTVKLTEPMTERDDVKNMTYQVTLENGETCDFAYNIVFINPFVATKATGIKIFGNGIGVNTGATMPEVLVKDNEGSAIYSYSSTATVLVLSDKATNTYKLNADMVSVEYAFVEEGDWAILDKNMSANSELKVNATTGVVTWKNEGSTLTRDYNLTVIATVTFKDLSVVKCEIPVTLTEKAIK
- a CDS encoding tyrosine-type recombinase/integrase, with product MSKVLGFMKQVARGLQVEGNFGTAHVYRSSLNAIIAYRGKDDFAFNEVTSEWLKGFEVYLRSRGCSWNTVSTYLRTFRAVYNRAVDLHRAPYVPHLFRSVYTGTRADHKRALSDEDMKKVFADLSRSSGVSLRLRRAQEFFILMFLLRGIPFVDLAYLRKSDLRDNVITYRRRKTGRPLSVTLTPEAMILVKKYMNRDSSSPYLFPFLESREGTKEAYREYQLALRSFNQQLMLLGELLGLGDKLSSYTARHTWATTAYYCEIHPGIISEAMGHSSITVTETYLKPFRSKKIDEANRQVVDFVRRSAGGLMS